In Thunnus albacares chromosome 10, fThuAlb1.1, whole genome shotgun sequence, a single window of DNA contains:
- the gfra4b gene encoding GDNF family receptor alpha-4, producing MDLWGVYLFHLTTSALLEVILAGRDCLVAGDSCSSDETCSPRLRTLRQCVAGNGSMKLGPGARSQCANAVSALLSSPLHGCQCKRGMKKEKNCLSIYWSLHQSIIHGLNLVESYPYETVQRDYDYVRLASITADSDVGMTTVNRCLDAAKACNVDDLCQKLRTEYVSACIKPTAKSGLCNRPKCNKALRRFFDRVPADYTHELLFCPCTDTACAERRRQTIVPSCSYESVEKPSCITQMRICDADYVCRSRLAQFQYDCEPSETSASGCKQRNYGACLLAYTGLIGSTITPNYVNNSTSSVAPWCSCSASGSRRKECDDFLGYFTDNICLRNALMAFGSEPDQQPTLSQSSTPSPDHSSRENKSSTSQPENLETMRNIMDTIIPTQAMGNELLVGQSTLPTNSLPKSASPPSLMLQAAFSLLSLLLHLLNNGH from the exons CTCTGTTAGAGGTTATACTGGCCGGCAGAGACTGCTTGGTGGCTGGAGACTCATGTTCAAGTGATGAGACTTGTAGCCCACGTCTGCGGACTTTGCGCCAGTGTGTTGCGGGCAACGGCAGCATGAAGCTGGGCCCTGGTGCCAGGAGCCAGTGTGCCAACGCAGTGTCTGCCCTTCTGTCCAGCCCCTTACATGGCTGCCAGTGTAAACGGGGcatgaagaaggagaagaacTGCTTGAGCATCTACTGGAGCCTTCATCAGTCCATCATACATG GACTCAACCTGGTGGAGAGTTATCCTTACGAGACAGTGCAGAGGGATTATGACTATGTCCGCTTGGCCTCTATTACAGCTG ACTCTGATGTTGGCATGACAACTGTGAATCGCTGCCTGGATGCAGCCAAGGCTTGCAATGTGGACGACTTGTGCCAGAAGCTCCGCACAGAATATGTCTCAGCTTGTATCAAACCCACTGCCAAGTCCGGACTGTGCAACCGACCTAAATGCAATAAGGCTCTTCGCAGGTTCTTTGACCGCGTCCCTGCCGACTACACACATGAGCTGCTCTTTTGCCCCTGTACGGACACAGCATGCGCAGAACGTCGAAGGCAGACCATTGTACCAAGCTGCTCTTATGAAAGCGTGGAAAAACCCAGCTGCATTACACAGATGCGGATCTGTGATGCCGACTACGTGTGCAG GTCTCGCCTGGCACAGTTTCAATATGACTGTGAACCCTCCGAAACGTCTGCCAGTGGCTGCAAGCAAAGGAACTATGGAGCATGTCTCCTTGCCTACACAGGGCTCATAG GAAGTACAATAACTCCCAACTATGTCAACAACTCCACATCGAGCGTGGCTCCATGGTGCTCCTGCTCAGCCAGTGGGAGCCGGAGGAAGGAGTGTGATGATTTCCTGGGATACTTCACTGACAACATCTGTCTCC GGAACGCTCTTATGGCGTTTGGAAGCGAACCAGACCAGCAGCCGACTCTCAGCCAGTCCAGTACACCCAGCCCCGaccacagcagcagagaaaacaagagcaGTACTTCCCAACCAGAAAACCTAGAAACTATGCGGAACATCATGGATACAATAATACCAACACAG GCCATGGGAAATGAACTACTAGTGGGCCAGTCCACCCTGCCTACCAACAGCCTCCCAAAGTCTGCTTCACCTCCCAGTCTAATGCTTCAAGCTGCCTTCAGCCTTCTGTCGTTGCTCCTTCATCTGCTCAACAATGGACACTAA